The proteins below come from a single Chiloscyllium punctatum isolate Juve2018m chromosome 18, sChiPun1.3, whole genome shotgun sequence genomic window:
- the LOC140488965 gene encoding ferritin, middle subunit-like: MASQVCQNYQQDCEAAVNKQINIELTASYLYQSLMSYFDRDDVALHHFSQFFKAQSQEKQEHAEKLLKFQNQRGGRVLLQDVKKPERDEWGNGLQAMQVALDLEKNVNQSLLDLHQLATAQTDPHLCDFLEAHYLDEEVEIIKRLGDYITNLKRLGAPENGLGEYLFDRLSLEDRS; the protein is encoded by the exons atggcCTCCCAGGTTTGTCAAAACTATCAGCAGGATTGTGAAGCAGCTGTCAACAAACAGATTAATATTGAGCTGACTGCCTCCTATCTCTATCAGTCTTTG ATGTCGTACTTTGACCGGGATGATGTTgccctgcaccatttctcccagttCTTCAAAGCTCAGTCCCAGGAGAAGCAGGAACATGCAGAGAAGCTGCTGAAATTCCAGAATCAGCGTGGAGGCAGAGTCCTCCTCCAGGATGTGAAG AAGCCAGAGAGGGATGAGTGGGGTAACGGTCTGCAGGCAATGCAGGTTGCCCTGGATCTGGAGAAGAATGTGAACCAGAGTTTGCTGGATCTACACCAACTCGCCActgcccagactgaccctcat CTGTGTGACTTCCTGGAGGCTCACtatttggatgaggaggttgagatcATCAAGCGACTTGGGGACTACATCACCAACCTGAAGCGTCTGGGAGCCCCTGAGAATGGGCTGGGAGagtacctgtttgacaggctcTCACTGGAGGACCGCAGTTAG
- the LOC140488966 gene encoding ferritin, middle subunit-like gives MASQICQNYHQDCEAAVNKQINLELTASYLYQSLMSYFDRDDVALHHFSQFFKAQSQEKQEHAEKLLKFQNQRGGRVLLQDVKKPERDEWGNGLQAMQVALDLEKNVNQSLLDLHQLATAQTDPHLCDFLETHYLDEEVEIIKRLGDYITNLKRLGAPENGLGEYLFDRLSLEDSS, from the exons ATGGCTTCCCAGATTTGTCAAAACTATCACCAGGATTGTGAAGCTGCTGTCAACAAGCAGATTAACCTGGAGCTCACTGCCTCCTATCTCTATCAGTCTTTG ATGTCGTACTTTGACCGGGATGATGTTgccctgcaccatttctcccagttCTTCAAAGCTCAGTCCCAGGAGAAGCAGGAACATGCAGAGAAGCTGCTGAAATTCCAGAATCAGCGTGGAGGCAGAGTCCTCCTCCAGGATGtgaag AAGCCAGAGAGGGATGAGTGGGGTAACGGTCTGCAGGCAATGCAGGTTGCCCTGGATCTGGAGAAGAATGTGAACCAGAGTTTGCTGGATCTACACCAACTCGCCActgcccagactgaccctcat CTGTGTGACTTCCTGGAGACTCACtatttggatgaggaggttgagatcATCAAGCGACTTGGGGACTACATCACCAACCTGAAGCGTCTGGGAGCCCCTGAGAATGGGCTGGGAGagtacctgtttgacaggctcTCACTGGAGGACAGCAGTTAG